One genomic region from Mytilus trossulus isolate FHL-02 chromosome 9, PNRI_Mtr1.1.1.hap1, whole genome shotgun sequence encodes:
- the LOC134685094 gene encoding protein arginine N-methyltransferase 1-like isoform X1: protein MAEHMETTQTSSDTASATKTPNGNVAPEEMTSKDYYFDSYAHFGIHEEMLKDEVRTLTYRNSMIHNKHLFRGKVVLDVGCGTGILCMFAAKAGASKVIGIECSGIIEYAQKIVDANKFSDVVTLIKGKVEEVQLPDGIEKVDIIISEWMGYCLFYESMLNTVIFARDKWLAPGGLIFPDRATMYVTAIEDRQYKDTKINWWDNVYGFDMSCIRKTAIAEPLVDVVDPNMVVTNACLVKEVDIYTVQLDDLSFTAPFHLQCRRSDYIHALVTYFNIEFTKCHKRTGFSTAPEAPYTHWKQTVFYFDQLDLTVKKGEELYGTLSVKPNKNNVRDLDFEIDVDFKGEISAMKESMVYKMR, encoded by the exons ATGGCGGAACACATGGAG ACCACACAGACAAGTTCAGACACGGCCAGTGCCACCAAAACGCCAAATGGAAATGTTGCACCAGAGGAGATGACATCAAaagattattattttgattCCTATGCACATTTTGGCATCCATGAg GAAATGTTGAAAGATGAAGTTAGAACTTTGACGTACAGAAACTCAATGATCCATAACAAACATTTGTTTCGTGGAAAAGTAGTCCTTGATGTCGGCTGTGGAACAGGAATACTCTGTATGTTTGCAGCTAAAGCAGGGGCTTCAAAGGTCATTGGT ATTGAATGCTCTGGTATTATAGAGTATGCACAGAAAATTGTTGATGCAAACAAGTTTTCTGATG TGGTAACTCTGATCAAAGGAAAGGTGGAAGAGGTACAATTACCTGATGGTATTGAAAAAGTAGACATCATCATCAGTGAATGGATGGGCTATTGTCTCTTCTATGAATCTATGTTAAACACAGTTATCTTTGCCAGGGACAAATGGCTG gCACCTGGTGGATTGATCTTCCCGGACAGAGCCACAATGTACGTAACTGCAATAGAAGACAGACAATATAAGGATACTAAAATTAACT gGTGGGACAACGTATATGGCTTTGATATGAGTTGTATCAGAAAGACCGCCATTGCAGAACCTTTGGTAGATGTAGTTGACCCTAATATGGTTGTTACCAATGCCTGTCTTGTCAAA gaGGTTGACATATATACAGTACAGTTAGATGACCTGTCTTTCACAGCTCCTTTTCACCTTCAGTGCCGTAGAAGTGATTATATTCATGCTCTTGTCACATATTTCAACATTGAATTTACAAAATGTCACAAACGAACTGGCTTCTCAACAg cacCAGAAGCACCATACACCCATTGGAAACAGACAGTATTTTATTTTGACCAGTTAGATCTGACTGTCAAGAAAGGAGAAGAATTATATGGAACATTAAGTGTgaaaccaaataaaaataatgtg agAGATCTTGATTTTGAAATAGATGTTGACTTCAAGGGAGAAATCTCAGCAATGAAGGAGTCAATGGTCTACAAAATGAGATAA
- the LOC134685094 gene encoding protein arginine N-methyltransferase 1-B-like isoform X2 yields MAEHMETTQTSSDTASATKTPNGNVAPEEMTSKDYYFDSYAHFGIHEEMLKDEVRTLTYRNSMIHNKHLFRGKVVLDVGCGTGILCMFAAKAGASKVIGIECSGIIEYAQKIVDANKFSDVVTLIKGKVEEVQLPDGIEKVDIIISEWMGYCLFYESMLNTVIFARDKWLNPGGMIFPDRATLYVCAIEDRQYKDEKINWWDNVYGFDMSCIRKTAIAEPLVDVVDPNMVVTNACLVKEVDIYTVQLDDLSFTAPFHLQCRRSDYIHALVTYFNIEFTKCHKRTGFSTAPEAPYTHWKQTVFYFDQLDLTVKKGEELYGTLSVKPNKNNVRDLDFEIDVDFKGEISAMKESMVYKMR; encoded by the exons ATGGCGGAACACATGGAG ACCACACAGACAAGTTCAGACACGGCCAGTGCCACCAAAACGCCAAATGGAAATGTTGCACCAGAGGAGATGACATCAAaagattattattttgattCCTATGCACATTTTGGCATCCATGAg GAAATGTTGAAAGATGAAGTTAGAACTTTGACGTACAGAAACTCAATGATCCATAACAAACATTTGTTTCGTGGAAAAGTAGTCCTTGATGTCGGCTGTGGAACAGGAATACTCTGTATGTTTGCAGCTAAAGCAGGGGCTTCAAAGGTCATTGGT ATTGAATGCTCTGGTATTATAGAGTATGCACAGAAAATTGTTGATGCAAACAAGTTTTCTGATG TGGTAACTCTGATCAAAGGAAAGGTGGAAGAGGTACAATTACCTGATGGTATTGAAAAAGTAGACATCATCATCAGTGAATGGATGGGCTATTGTCTCTTCTATGAATCTATGTTAAACACAGTTATCTTTGCCAGGGACAAATGGCTG AATCCAGGTGGTATGATTTTCCCAGACAGAGCTACATTGTATGTATGTGCCATTGAAGATAGGCAATACAAAGATGAGAAAATCAATT gGTGGGACAACGTATATGGCTTTGATATGAGTTGTATCAGAAAGACCGCCATTGCAGAACCTTTGGTAGATGTAGTTGACCCTAATATGGTTGTTACCAATGCCTGTCTTGTCAAA gaGGTTGACATATATACAGTACAGTTAGATGACCTGTCTTTCACAGCTCCTTTTCACCTTCAGTGCCGTAGAAGTGATTATATTCATGCTCTTGTCACATATTTCAACATTGAATTTACAAAATGTCACAAACGAACTGGCTTCTCAACAg cacCAGAAGCACCATACACCCATTGGAAACAGACAGTATTTTATTTTGACCAGTTAGATCTGACTGTCAAGAAAGGAGAAGAATTATATGGAACATTAAGTGTgaaaccaaataaaaataatgtg agAGATCTTGATTTTGAAATAGATGTTGACTTCAAGGGAGAAATCTCAGCAATGAAGGAGTCAATGGTCTACAAAATGAGATAA
- the LOC134683564 gene encoding uncharacterized protein LOC134683564: MAVSNPQLGIQSPIQCQLCVQDKQISFKCLECDLLMCSACKNDIHPKIKTATEHRIIHIKDIGKTSIPSTNIGSTSSSNKENNQTSDSSMDCTNVHVTVVEEYQTKIKEVSQLALGLDDSFWLGDGDHQKGMRLFTSHTGLQKVKCEGNKLKVISSFNIDICGLAITNGNDLLIATDWPILKQIKNGRTKIEDTAYNLNPYYPQSIYITRKNKVIVGARNNTKNKGVVIVMDYLGNHERVYGKDKTKDILFTLPWNITATNNDNIFVIDVINDKMEGRVVLLGQVDIVNTYCGHPEINTKAIPFTPIDLTTTPTDNVIVVEMINNTLHIINNSGQLITYISTKYKGISLPCSISLAMVGHFCMLYIGTYTDENNKDKAKLYKLNLTGC, translated from the coding sequence atgGCCGTATCCAACCCCCAGTTAGGAATACAATCTCCAATTCAGTGCCAGTTATGTGTACAGGATAAACAAATATCCTTTAAGTGTTTAGAATGTGACTTACTGATGTGCAGTGCATGTAAGAACGATATTCATCCTAAAATCAAAACTGCAACGGAGCATAGAATTATACATATAAAGGATATTGGGAAAACATCAATACCCAGCACAAATATAGGTAGTACATCATCCTCCAACAAGGAGAATAACCAAACCTCAGACTCCAGCATGGATTGTACCAATGTTCATGTAACTGTTGTTGAAgaatatcaaactaaaattaaagaaGTTTCTCAACTGGCACTAGGTTTAGATGATTCATTTTGGCTTGGTGATGGAGACCATCAAAAGGGTATGAGATTATTTACTTCTCATACAGGATTGCAGAAAGTAAAATGCGAAGGAAATAAACTAAAggtgatatctagttttaatATCGATATTTGTGGCCTGGCAATTACTAATGGTAATGACTTACTTATAGCTACTGATTGGCCAATACTGAAACagataaaaaatggaagaacgAAAATTGAAGACACTGCTTATAATCTAAATCCATATTATCCACAATCAATTTATATAACCAGAAAGAACAAGGTTATAGTAGGAGCTAGGAATAATACGAAAAACAAAGGTGTGGTGATTGTTATGGACTATTTGGGGAATCATGAGAGAGTGTATGGTAAGGACAAGactaaagatattttatttacccTTCCATGGAATATAACTGCAACTAacaatgataatatttttgtgattgatgttataaatgataaaatggaAGGACGAGTAGTTTTGCTAGGACAAGTTGACATTGTTAATACATATTGTGGACATCCCGAAATCAACACTAAAGCTATACCATTTACGCCAATAGATTTAACAACAACACCAACAGACAATGTCATTGTGGTAGAAATGATCAATAATACTCTACATATCATTAATAATTCAGGACAGCTAATAACCTACATTAGCACTAAATACAAAGGGATATCTCTTCCATGTTCCATAAGCCTTGCAATGGTAGGACATTTTTGTATGCTATACATTGGAACTTATactgatgaaaataataaagacaAAGCCAAACTTTATAAACTGAATTTGACAGGTTGTTAA